A part of Bacteroidia bacterium genomic DNA contains:
- a CDS encoding SDR family oxidoreductase has product MTPFHLFKKKIFVTGASSGIGRQIAISITEMGGSVIISGRNLERLEETKKMLKGNDNVIISADLLRENDIENLTEKIAPVDGIVNCAGVVKPFPIKFITQEKIDETFQLNYKSQVLLISQLMRKKKINKNAAIVFLSSVSAEHPHRGGSLYAGSKAAIEAFSKVCALEFYSQGIRSNCLVPAMVKTPMYDSAEKDASKETMDEHINKYPLGVGDPKDVANAAVFLLSEASRWMTGTTIILDGGFLLGK; this is encoded by the coding sequence ATGACACCTTTTCATCTCTTCAAAAAAAAAATTTTTGTAACGGGCGCTTCTTCTGGAATCGGCCGGCAAATTGCCATTAGCATTACGGAAATGGGGGGAAGCGTTATTATAAGTGGAAGAAATTTAGAACGATTGGAAGAAACAAAAAAGATGTTAAAAGGGAATGATAATGTAATTATCTCTGCGGACTTATTAAGAGAAAACGATATCGAAAATTTAACAGAAAAGATAGCACCTGTTGATGGTATAGTCAATTGCGCGGGTGTTGTAAAACCCTTTCCGATAAAATTTATTACTCAAGAGAAAATAGACGAAACTTTTCAACTCAATTATAAATCACAAGTATTATTGATTTCGCAATTGATGCGTAAGAAAAAAATAAATAAAAATGCGGCGATTGTTTTTTTATCATCGGTTTCAGCAGAACATCCACACAGAGGAGGCTCACTTTATGCAGGATCAAAGGCAGCCATTGAAGCATTCAGTAAAGTCTGTGCATTGGAGTTCTATTCGCAAGGCATACGTTCAAATTGTTTGGTGCCAGCAATGGTAAAAACGCCCATGTATGATTCTGCCGAAAAAGATGCATCTAAAGAAACGATGGATGAACATATCAATAAATATCCACTTGGAGTGGGTGATCCAAAAGACGTTGCCAATGCAGCTGTTTTTTTACTCTCCGAAGCATCGCGTTGGATGACTGGAACAACTATTATTTTAGATGGAGGCTTTTTACTCGGAAAATAA
- a CDS encoding acyl carrier protein, translating into MNINDFITQIENEIEEITPGSLKSETVFRNLPEWSSMHALIIIALIDIEYDVTITGEDLRKSTTISDLFQIVKSKK; encoded by the coding sequence ATGAATATCAACGATTTTATCACACAAATAGAGAACGAAATCGAGGAAATTACGCCTGGAAGTTTGAAGTCAGAAACAGTATTTAGAAATCTTCCAGAATGGAGTTCGATGCATGCGCTGATTATTATTGCCTTGATTGATATCGAATACGATGTAACCATTACTGGCGAAGATTTACGAAAAAGCACTACCATTTCAGACCTCTTTCAAATTGTGAAAAGCAAAAAATAA
- a CDS encoding ketoacyl-ACP synthase III, with protein sequence MNAYIKAISYYLPEKIFSNEEFFSIFTTISNKENLEKIGVRERRIVENSVTSSDIAIEAANIFFNEHSIDKSEIDFLLFCSLELDYYTPSTACIIQEKLGLSQHCGALDFNLGCSGYVYGLSIAKGLVETGAAKNILLLTASTLTKKIHPKDKGSRFVFGDGAAATLISGREKKGIEKFIFGTDGKRFEKIIVKDGGVRNPISEKSFIDTTDEYGNTSNSASFYMDGTSVFIFGLKKVPEMVKNLLEKSNKQIEDIDLFIFHQANLYLIEKIREKLKIPEKKIFNYMENCGNTVSSTIPIALYEAIKAGKASPGKNIFLAGFGVGLSWAATIIQL encoded by the coding sequence GTGAACGCCTACATCAAAGCCATCAGTTATTATTTACCTGAAAAAATATTTTCGAATGAAGAGTTTTTTTCAATTTTCACAACTATTTCCAATAAAGAAAATTTAGAAAAAATTGGTGTTCGAGAAAGGCGAATAGTGGAAAATTCTGTTACTTCCTCTGATATTGCCATCGAAGCAGCAAACATTTTCTTTAATGAGCATTCCATCGATAAAAGTGAAATTGATTTTTTGCTTTTTTGTTCGCTGGAATTAGATTATTACACGCCATCTACAGCTTGTATTATTCAAGAAAAATTAGGCTTGTCGCAGCATTGTGGAGCGCTTGATTTTAATCTTGGCTGTAGCGGATATGTATATGGATTGAGCATTGCAAAAGGGTTAGTCGAAACAGGCGCGGCGAAAAATATATTGTTATTGACGGCATCTACACTCACAAAAAAAATTCATCCGAAAGACAAAGGTTCTCGTTTTGTTTTTGGCGATGGAGCCGCCGCAACGCTTATTTCAGGAAGAGAAAAAAAAGGAATCGAAAAATTTATTTTTGGAACGGACGGAAAAAGGTTCGAAAAAATAATCGTGAAAGATGGAGGTGTTCGCAATCCGATTTCCGAAAAATCTTTTATAGATACTACAGATGAATACGGAAATACTAGTAACTCCGCCAGTTTTTACATGGATGGCACGAGCGTTTTTATTTTTGGTTTAAAGAAAGTTCCAGAAATGGTAAAAAATTTATTGGAAAAATCGAATAAACAAATCGAGGATATAGATTTGTTTATTTTTCATCAAGCCAATTTATATTTGATAGAAAAAATCAGAGAAAAATTAAAAATTCCGGAAAAAAAAATTTTTAATTATATGGAAAATTGTGGAAATACAGTTTCGTCTACCATTCCAATCGCTTTGTATGAAGCCATAAAAGCAGGAAAAGCAAGCCCTGGAAAAAATATTTTTTTGGCAGGCTTCGGTGTAGGATTATCCTGGGCGGCTACAATTATTCAACTCTAA
- a CDS encoding ketoacyl-ACP synthase III, which translates to MAFLSVKNIKIAGIAACVPKNEESNLDYDWISLAERELLIKTTGIAKRRVALDGLCTSDMCYASANTLFQELNIDRSEIDIVIFVSQSPDYFLPATSIILQDRLQLPKTTMAFDMQLGCSGYVYGLSVISNLMNANKFRKGLLMVGDKSSFSQSKKDKSTYPIFGDAGTATLLEYNEKADQMDFNLQSDGSGYKAIIIPDGGTRSPYNKDSETMVEIEKGIIRSRKNLVLDGLEVFNFSLREATPNINNLLKHIGKTTADFDYFLFHQANKLMNESIRKKLKIAPEKVPYSLTNYGNTSSASIPLTIVTELTEKIKNKKISLLLSAFGVGLSWGSATLKTENLICPKLIEL; encoded by the coding sequence ATGGCTTTTTTATCTGTTAAAAATATAAAGATAGCCGGCATTGCAGCTTGCGTTCCAAAAAACGAAGAGTCGAATTTGGATTACGATTGGATTTCTTTGGCGGAACGAGAATTGCTTATTAAGACAACCGGAATTGCAAAGCGCAGAGTGGCACTTGATGGATTGTGTACTTCAGATATGTGCTATGCTTCGGCAAATACTTTGTTTCAAGAATTGAATATTGATAGAAGCGAAATAGACATTGTGATTTTTGTTTCGCAATCCCCTGATTATTTTTTACCTGCTACCAGTATTATTTTGCAAGATCGATTGCAATTACCCAAAACTACAATGGCTTTTGATATGCAATTGGGTTGTTCTGGATATGTTTATGGTTTATCGGTTATCAGCAATTTGATGAACGCGAATAAGTTTCGAAAAGGATTATTAATGGTGGGTGATAAATCCAGTTTCTCTCAATCGAAAAAAGATAAAAGTACCTATCCTATTTTTGGAGATGCGGGAACTGCTACGCTTTTAGAATACAATGAAAAAGCGGATCAAATGGATTTCAATTTACAAAGTGACGGCTCAGGATATAAAGCGATTATTATTCCTGACGGTGGCACTCGCAGCCCTTACAACAAAGATTCTGAAACAATGGTTGAGATTGAAAAGGGTATTATACGTAGCCGTAAAAATTTAGTATTGGATGGCTTGGAAGTATTTAATTTTTCCTTACGGGAAGCAACCCCCAATATAAATAATTTACTAAAACACATTGGCAAAACAACAGCCGATTTCGATTATTTTCTATTTCATCAAGCCAACAAATTGATGAACGAAAGCATTCGAAAAAAATTAAAAATAGCTCCTGAAAAAGTGCCATACTCTCTAACAAATTACGGCAATACAAGTTCAGCATCTATCCCATTAACAATTGTTACAGAATTAACTGAAAAAATAAAAAATAAAAAAATATCTTTGTTATTATCAGCATTTGGTGTAGGTTTATCTTGGGGTTCGGCTACCTTGAAAACAGAAAATTTAATTTGTCCAAAATTAATAGAGCTATAA